The Mangifera indica cultivar Alphonso chromosome 19, CATAS_Mindica_2.1, whole genome shotgun sequence nucleotide sequence GTATATTTGTCCTGCCAATTTATAGTCCTTTGTCAGTGTGAGTGTTGGTGCTTTTACGAAACATTGTATCAATTCTAATCATTGATTTGGCTTTTCTGCCTGCGTGAAAGTTTATACAGTTTGTTTTGCTTGGTACATACATACACATGGATTCAGGATCAACTAGGCCTTCACAGCCTCTGCTATTCTTGGAGCTGGCCCATGTTTAGTGCTATGTGGCCAGAGGGGATGCAGGGAGATATAGAATGAAATTCCATAGAACTGTTAACAATATAAGCACCAAGAGGATTGATACAGATATAATTCCTATTGCTGGATTACCCATCAGTACTATTCCCCTTTCATATTTATCACAACTCCAACTCAGTGATGGAAAGATgaacttaaaatcaatttaagaagttctattttatcttttatatattctgACTTAAGCATTGATTACTAAATGTTCTCTGTTCAAATGTgtgattgttttttattaatggcTTCTAAGCTTCTCATTGAATGAAGATTAAAGTAGATGTATGCTTTTCATtcaaagaataataaattttctggACCTGATTTACTATTGTCAATggaagtttaaataattttataattttttttcttatttttttccatcaACTTTTTTCTGCAGTTTATTTTTGATTCTGCTGCAAAGTATTGTGTTGAAATTGCAACTCATCAGCATGGTTGTTGTGTGTTGCAACGATGCATTGCTCATTCAATCGGTGAACTGCGTGATAAGTTAATCACGGAAGTTTCGAATCATGGGCTTCCCCTCGCTCAAGATCCCTTTGGGTATGACCTAATATGTGTgaattgttttacttttttctgACTCAAACTCATAACAGGACAAGATAaactactttaatatatttttcctgATATTACTGATTCTttgatgaataattttattttatacttcTAAGTTTGTTTGACCAACCTCAATGTTTAATAAAACCTAGCTTAATTGGACAAActtatctttataaaatataaattatgctACCATATATTATGTTGTTATGTGGGTACTTTATATAACCTAAATGAGAACTTATGctaaaaaaaatcttgatatttttaagCTATAGATCCATCTATTTCAATGGCATAAGCCCTTgaaaaaattctctcttttaaTATGCATCGCACTGGTTAGTTATCAAGTAACAATATGATCAACTGTGGTTGTGGCAATTATAAAGATTGTTTCGttttacctaaaatttgaaCCACCACATATTCATTTCCTAGAAATATCTCATTATTAATGTCTTTCTATCTGGCATGTTGCTCTGGTTGTCTATGTAAGCTACTTGATCTGCATTTATATTGATATGCTACCTGAATGCatataaatttgttgaaaagAAACTGAGTTGCtctctttctttatatatatgtatatatatattgtaagtCCCTTCCAAGAGTagctttcatttttttcaaattttttgaagGAAATAGTCAGATTTTGCATGGCAGCTTAATATTACCTTGGCaatgttgttttatatattctgTTGCTCATGCTGATTGCTCTGTTTGCCTTTATCTCATCTCCCAATGTGAAGGGTTTTAACCAATCTCTCTTAAGCATAGTCAGGAGTTGTGGAGTGTAGATAACATATGATATTAAGGTATGCTTGTGTATCATATTTGAAAATCCAAAAGTAGATACTTAGTTCAACACTATTTCATGAATCTTGATCAAAAGGAATCCAAGATTTAGAACATTGGCCAtgctttccttttcctttttctcttctcaTATCTGGCCCTCTAATTGACATGGCCATTTCTCAGAAGTTTTGTTTAACACCCTAGATTATCTTGCTAAATTCATTCTTATCTTCAAGCTTAGatgttaaaatgataaaatctcACATTTGTCAACCTTGTATACAGGGTTTCTCCATCAATcaatccaaaaaatttacataaattgTTGCAAAGATGTATGCTTTAACTTCCTGGTTGCCCAGCATTTGTTCATGAGGAGTGGTCATTTAATGCGTTTCTATAAATGTTTACTCTTACGTATTATTggttaattttctcattttgttgtattttttagCAGTAACTTAGTCCATAGATTGGTTGCTTTTAAAGTTAGGTCGGTTCTGCAATCTGATTCTGACTGAGAAAATCTCTATTCCTTCTGTGACGCAGAAATTATGTTGTTCAATATATTATAGAGCTGAAGATCCCCTCTGTCACTGCCAACTTACTTTCTCAGTTCAAAGGCCGCTATGTTCACCTATCAAAGCAAAAATTTAGCAgtcatgtggtggaaaaatgcCTCAAGCATTTTGTCGAGAGTCGATCACAAATTGTCCATGAATTGCTGTCTGTGCCTCATTTTGAGCAGCTGCTGCAGGATCCATTTGCAAACTATGTCATTCAGTCTGCATTGACAGTTACAAAGGTTAGGAGAAATACATCCTTGAGCAACTTCTCTAGGTGATGTTGTTTCGAAGTTTCAATAGAACCTTAATCCTTGATTTCTCTCTTCAGGGCCCTCTTCATTCTGCACTGCTCGAGGCTGCTCGACCGCACTCTTTCTTACGAACCAGCCCATATTGTAAGCGGATATTCTCCCGGAATCTGTCAAAGAAGTGATGTAAATTCGTACGTGGTAACAAGTGTTGTTGTTCTCCCGAAGTTACTAACCTGTTCACTATTCAGATAAAGACTTGATCTATCTTGGGGCCTTCAAAATTTGAAGCGGACGCCCTCCCGATAACCCTTAAAACTTTACGATTTTGAAGAAAGTTTGCTCCTAGTTGATTATTTTGCTGATACTACTTGTATGTACTGTTCTGCTGTCTTCTTCCTGTTGTTGTCTTTTTTATGTCAAACTTCTAATGTATGATGTTTACCCTCCGTAAATGCCATGAATCACTTTATTTCCTCTTCAATTCTGATGTCCATTTTCTTAAACTAAGAgaataatatatacacatacaaaaatgtgcataaacaataacatgttattatataatcgaatgattttaaattaaagataaaattcttAATAAAAGCCATCCATTTCTATACAAATAACGATGGtcaatcatgtgattgaatattattttatttttaatttttaattatctaattatatgataacatattattatttatacataaaattatacacataacagCTCAATAAAAACCAATCCATAAATATCATAGTTTAACAGCAAATGCTAACTCCATATTATTACAAggaaaacaaagataaattttttttttttttgtaattcaaaAAACCATTGGACGACTGACAATAAAACAAGAACACATGTAGCAAACCGCAAACACCAACAGAAAAACATTATTGATAGAAATATTGCCTTTTTTATCTCTCACAGTTACCAGCTACTTAAGCATCCTCATGTCCTAACAGTGCCAGAAGCATTTCTTCGTAGTCCCCACGGGTGTCCTTGGCAATGGCATGATCCAGAGGTACACTATTCCTTTTCTGGTactcttcttttattatcttcatGTCAAACTCTGCCCTTGTGGTCACAACTCTAGTGAGAGCTTGTTCATCTGTTCCTCGTCTGTTAATTGCCAGCCGAAGAACCTTTTCAAAGTACTTTTCAGGGTTAATCAAACATTTAACTGTGGCTCTCAGTAGTGCAAGGAACTCGTCCTTCGGATCAGCCTTCAAGTCCTGCAAACAGAGTGCCAAGGACAGTAAAATTCTATTAGGAGTGATTCAGAAATAGAAATTGACTTCACAGCAAGTTGAAAGTTATGGTCGATGCTGGCATAAAGAGAATGATCTTGGAAAACGTCTAGCTAAATACAGCTTTCAAAAGCTCACAATACCTTGTTTATATCATTCCCAAATTCATTTTTGTAGTGATTCAAGGTTGCATTAATCTGTGCTTTGCTCCTTGTGGACAAGATCCCGATGACATCCTCATCATTGTAAGCCTTATTGGAGATCTTCTCATGGAGCATCTTCGCTTCCGATTTTGCTAATGTCATGTTCACCTCATCTCCTTCATATCGGTATGCGCTCACAAGAGGCAGCAAAAGCTGGCATATATGAATGAATTGCAGCACAAAGCCATCCACAATGCATACAAAGAATTATATCTCATAAACCATATAGCTTAGGAAGACCAAAAAGAATTTGTAAAGGTAAAATTCATACACAGTAAGAATTTCAAGTAACAGAAAAGACCAGGGCAAGCCTAAAATTCCATATGAacataattattgtaattttatattacaagaATAGCAAATAGACGATGATTCAACTGCTATTTTTAACCCAAGCACGTTTCCACTAACATCATTTTCcttcaaattttatcattcacAAGTTCCGGAAACTCAATTCCACCAAAAGAAGAGTTTACGAAATCGTTCCGATTTTCCTTTGTcaataaaaagtataaaaacaatataacttGTCAGAAAACCCAATCATATGGTTACTAATTCCAAAGAACAACACAGTATAAATATGGTCAAAACCaatttcatgtaaaaaattCTCACTGCATTCTGTGAGctaggaaaagagataaaaacaaaaatattttgattacgtacaactgaaaacaaaaattagattccaatcaaaatcttaaaaactcaaggaacaattttttttcccaaaaaaaaaaatcataaacattaaCATTGCTTGGAAGAGAAAATGCTGATATTCTAGAAAGTTACCTTGCGGAAGTCTCCAGTAGTGTGATGTGCAACATCCTCTTCAAGAGACTTCTTGTAAAAAGTGTGATATGCCTGCTTTGCCTGAAGCAACTGATTTGAAGACCTTGCGCAGGCAATTTCCACAAGAACTTGATTAATTGAAGTCCGCCTCTTAGTCATTTCATTAGCCAAAAATGCATCCCGTTCAGCAGGATCTAGAGTCCAAAGCAGAACCAACCTCTGACAATAAGAAATTAGGTAAAGCATGTTTGTCAGCCTCTTAATATCCCATGCTAAAACCTTACTCCAAACAATATAGACATTTTCGAAGAAGAATCCTTACAACAATCTATGAACAaggagttttatatattttataccaGAGTAGAACAGAAGTGTGCTAAGAAACAGACCTCGAAGTCATTAGAAAGTTCTTTGTCCAGGGCCTTGAGAAGATCTTCTCCATAAATATCAGAATATGCTTTCCGAATCAACTTACGTTGTGTAGCATTTCTGTGTGCCAGGATGGATATGATCAGCTTCTCATTTGTTCCCCATCCTGCAATTGTACTTGATGTTACAACAAGTTCCAAGCTCAGGAACTAATTTCCATGGAACCGTTATAGGAGGCcccaagttaaaaaaaatctgGATAAACAGTTTCATCATCACAAATACCAGTAGGTTTTAAATTGATAGTAACAATATattccaggaaaaaaaaaatccaaactagATTACTTAGTACTGAGTGAATCAAAATAGTCGAGAAAGCAAACCTGAAAagtaactaaaaaaatattatatacaacATCAGATCACCAACAAATCAACGAAAATTCACCGAACATAAAAGTTAACTTGGAAGGGCAATAGCTTAAAGATTTAAGTATCCTAAGGCCATCGATCATTAAAATCATCCTTAGATCAAGCTCATTTGACGTGTAATATTCTAAACAAATATCTTCAGCAAAGTCATGTCACAATCACTTAAACTTCTCCATTTTTTCAACAATAAACGCATTTCTTTGACAGATCGTCTTTCAAACAATCAAAACGTATAGATTTCACGTCAAAACCACTGTATAAACTTAACTTTTATAAAAGATCACGCTcaacagaagaaaaagaaacataaaacataaaaaatgaaaccGTATAATATTGTCCCAAACCGATCATCAAGAAAGCAAGACGATCGGTCAGATCTTTGAACTGTGACGATCACAATGAATAATGATGAACAAACCAGAGGATCTGATAAAGAGAAGACCTGAAAAGGCTTTTCTTAGCTGCTCACAGTCTTCGTTTACAGAGGGAACTTGATTTGGAACGGTGAGAGTCGACATTGTTGTTCTGATTATTTGCTTTACTTCTGCTGTGTGTGTATAATCGACAACGATTGGTGACGGAAACGATGAAACGCCTTTTATCGTGCTAGATAACGTATCTATCGGGATATGTCGTGGCCTTTTTTCGTTTGGCCACGTCAACATTCTGGAATTAGCCTTTCTTTTCACTGTTGGCGAGTAAATAGCGGATTGTCTCGAGGAATACTTAGGGATGCAGTTAAGACTGAGATCCACAGATTAGTTGAAGTAGGCAACTAATGATCAacatattgaattatataaatttttgttcaagGTATAGagaaatcacaaaattttattctttaattttaaaaaattgaaacgtctatttaaagataaaactaaattttttgcTAAAAGGAGCCTACATGGTTCAATTATTTTTCTCGCCTGCACTAACTGTCCAATAATAAATTGTTCGGCTATTCATGCAAATTTATCACTATTCGTGCTAGCATGACTGTAACTCAAATGTAAGCAAGCAACATGCAATTGGGTTGTGAGATGCTAGAGTTTTGGAAGAAATACAATTGCGTTTTTTATTATGGTGGGCtgctaaaaaatttaagaaagtgGCATGACTGATAGATAGTTCAAAGAAATGAGGTTGTGAGCTGGGGATTGTGGATTGCAATGGGGTTGTGAGATTTTAGGCTTTGAAAGAAATACAATTGGGTTTTTGTTATGGTGggcttgaaaaaaaaaatgtaagaattaAGGTAGGCCTTTGGAATAAAGAAGGATGGGCTTTTTAAAcctatcaaaacaaaaaaaaaatttggaattaAGGTAGGCCTGGGCCTACCCGCCGACCCCCAAATGGGCAGTTACGCCCCTGATCTTGATTTATTAGTTCAGAGAAAATTGTCTAGACTCTCATGGCACAAGGCAGATCgtgataaatgaaaattaataaacaaataagtttACGAGGAAATTAAACAGACCTGAAATTCCGATTTCAAAAGCGAAAATGAGCCCACTTGATGCAGCGACAATGCAGGTGATTACCACTGAAGCTGTAATCCTCCCATCAACTGCGAAACCTCCTGCGGCCATTTTGCTACTCTCTCGGTATCCTATGACAATACCTGAGAAAGCCAAGTACTAAATGTAGTTACCTCTGGGTCAGGGAGGAAACTATGTGCTTTAGTCAACAACacgattaaaataaaaacttgcaTTTCGCTGTCTCCAAACTGCTGCGGGCCGGGGTCAATTTCACCATTTATAGCTGTGAACGTGTGAACTGATAGAAGCTGCCCAAACTGGTTTTGGCTCTcctaatcttaattttatatgatttttctgATCTGCACATGTACCATTTGATGAATTTTCTGACTGTAATATCTTTTCATTAATCTCTTACTGATAGAACGTCTGAACAATGGGAATTCCCCTCGATTCAATGTATGCTGTGTGGGAAAAGCATTGGTTTTGGCGCCGCTTTGTCCAAGAATAAACCTTCAACGGATCTAATTATCTCAACCTATCAAAATAAAtctatatttgatataaatcattaaataaattaaaaataaaataatatttaatcaaataataatatatattcttaattatatatttaaaataaatattattatatttaagtttaaccaTAATAGATTAGTCTAACCTAATCTGTTTaactatcaaaatatatttattatatataaatggataataattgaattattatttaaatatctaaaaactgTTATCCCAAGACTGATAAGAAAGAAGGACGCTAGCTTTattcttaacaaaaaaaaaaaaaagttttctcTCTACCCGCACAGAAACCAAAAACATTGCACAGAGAGATTGGGTCTCCTATAGGAATGTAGTGCGTGAGGTAACATTGATACCTAATGCAACATACGGATTGTCTTCATCACAAAACCGGAAAACAAAGACGCCCGAATTTAATATTTACCGTAATccacataatttgatttttgacaTGATTATTCTCAATAAATACACATAGAATTGGTCAAGCCCCAATACCAACACCAACTCTACGTGATAGTTACGTAGTTTTAAATTCAGTTAAGTATTACAGTCAAATATATACGTATCTGTTTATAGGGGCTCTGACCTTTGCTCTTGTTTTACCACTCCATATTATGTGATAATAATTGTTGATATTTCTTCCAGCAGTTGAGCCGTATTTGACTGAATAACCTGGGTACAATTAATGGTCCCTTTTGAGGAAAACATGATATGA carries:
- the LOC123203322 gene encoding annexin D1-like, whose protein sequence is MLTWPNEKRPRHIPIDTLSSTIKGVSSFPSPIVVDYTHTAEVKQIIRTTMSTLTVPNQVPSVNEDCEQLRKAFSGWGTNEKLIISILAHRNATQRKLIRKAYSDIYGEDLLKALDKELSNDFERLVLLWTLDPAERDAFLANEMTKRRTSINQVLVEIACARSSNQLLQAKQAYHTFYKKSLEEDVAHHTTGDFRKLLLPLVSAYRYEGDEVNMTLAKSEAKMLHEKISNKAYNDEDVIGILSTRSKAQINATLNHYKNEFGNDINKDLKADPKDEFLALLRATVKCLINPEKYFEKVLRLAINRRGTDEQALTRVVTTRAEFDMKIIKEEYQKRNSVPLDHAIAKDTRGDYEEMLLALLGHEDA